In Papaver somniferum cultivar HN1 chromosome 1, ASM357369v1, whole genome shotgun sequence, a genomic segment contains:
- the LOC113298758 gene encoding HMG1/2-like protein, protein MKGAKSKTGTTKKSDNKLSVKRKAPASERAGKKPAKKEKPVKDPNKPKRPASAFFVFMEEFRQTFKKEHPNNKSVSVVGKAGGDKWKSLSDAEKAPYVAKAEKRKTEYNKVMQAYNKIQAEGAAEAEDEDESDKSKSEVNDDEDDEEDESGGEEEDEDDE, encoded by the exons ATGAAAGGAGCCAAATCAAAGACTGGTACCACCAAAAAGTCTGATAACAA GTTATCAGTGAAGAGAAAAGCACCTGCAAGTGAAAGAGCTGGAAAGAAACCAGCAAAGAAGGAAAAGCCAGTGAAAGATCCAAACAAGCCTAAGAGGCCTGCTAGTGCCTTCTTCGTTTTCAT GGAGGAATTTAGGCAAACATTCAAGAAGGAACATCCTAACAACAAATCAGTCTCTGTT GTTGGAAAAGCTGGAGGAGATAAGTGGAAATCTCTATCTGATGCT gagaAAGCTCCTTATGTAGCAAAAGCTGAAAAGAGGAAGACCGAGTACAATAAAGTCATGCAAGCCTACAACAAGATACAG GCTGAAGGAGCAGCAGAggctgaggatgaagatgaatccGATAAATCAAAATCCGAAGtgaatgatgatgaagatgatgaagaagatgagagCGGTGGAGAG gaagaagatgaagatgacgagtAG